The sequence CGATTTATAGCGGAAAGTCGTTCTGGACATGAACCGTTCTTCAACATTTAAGCGTGACCGATCACGTCGAAGAGAAAGATATTTTTGATTTCTCTCTTTCCAAACCGATGGATAGAGAGGGTTATTTTCCACTGCCCCACTGACATGTAATGAAGTTTGGTTTCATAAACTCCTTTAGGGCCGTCATTCACTTCTACCCTTTCGATCAACATACCGGGCAATCTCGAAGTCGAAGAGATATTTAAATGAGCATCTTCGATTGGAATTCCGGAAGGATCTTTCAAGGTAATGAAGACCCGGTTTTCTCCCAAAATGGAGAGTCTCGGGGACATCTCGACTTTTATAGACATCTCCTGCTGTTCTTTTTGAATCACACCGTCTATGAGATGTTCCTGTATGAGCGGCGGTTTATCACCCCGGATACAGCCTGTTGCCAAAAGGAGCGTGACGATGAGTAGAAATCGATTCAAATTTTCCTCACTTTAACTCATTTGACCCTGAATCTTATACTTCTTGATTTTATAGCCGATTTGCCGCGGAGTAATCCCCAAAAGCTTGGCCGCCTTGGCCTGAATGCCATTGCACTGATTGAGTGCCTGAATAATTTTTACCCGTTCAACCGATTCGACGGTAAAAGGAAGATCCCCCGTTCTCTCATCTGGAGTTTCGTCCCCCTGGTTTCCCCCGGCGGGCATCCCCATAAACATTTTGACTACGTCTTGTTTTTGAATGGAATTGGTTTCCGCCATGACCACCATCCGTTCGATGGTATTTTCAAGTTCTCTGACGTTTCCCGGCCAGTTATACTCCATTAACATTTTCATGGCTCCGGAATCGATTTGAATAGAACTCCCGTTTTCTTCGTTATATTTCTTCAGGAAAAAGGAGACCAGCATGGGGATATCTTCCTTCCGATCACGAAGGGGCGGAAGATGGATGGGAACGACATTTAAACGGTAATAAAGGTCTTCCCGAAACGTCCCATCCGTCATGGACTTTTCAAGATCTTCATGGGTCGCGGCCACAAGACGGACATCCACTGAAATTGTTTTGGAACTTCCCAGCCTTTCAAATTTCATTTCCTGCAAAACTCTTAAAATTTTTACCTGAAGGTTTAAGGGCATTTCTCCTATTTCATCCAGGAAGAGCGTTCCTCCGTGCGCCATTTCAAAACGCCCTTTTCTCATTTCGGTTGCGCCGGTAAACGCGCCTTTTTCATGACCAAAGAGTTCGCTCTCAAGTAAATTTTCCGGTATGGCCCCGCAATTAATTTTTAAAAAGGGCTTCTCAGCGCGCGGGCTTGCGAAATGGATTGCTTTGGCGATCAGTTCCTTCCCCGTCCCGGACTCTCCCCTTAATAATACCGTCGCTTTACTTTTGCTTACCCGCTCAACGGCTTCATAGACCTCAACCATTTTCGGACTCTGACCGACGACATTTTTAATTCCATATTTATTTTTCAGTTCTCCCTGGAGTTGACGGTTCTGATCCATGAGTCTTTCTTTTTCAATGGTAATCAGCTGATGGAGTTTGATCGACTGCCCGATCAATGAACTGACAATCGTTAAGACCCGGAGATCTTCCTGAGGGGATACCGATTCATCAAACAACCGGTCCGCGCTGAACACCCCTATCGTTTCTCCAGCCACTTTAACCGGAACACAGATAAAAGAGATTCCTTTCCTGGAATCAAGCGGACGGGCTCCCGTCTTATTTAAAAAGAGAGGCTCTTTTCCGATATCGGGAATCACAATCGCTTCACCGGTTTCGAGGACCTTTCCCGTGATCCCTTCCCCCGGCCTGTATCGTCCCCGGCTGATTTCTTCCTGAGAAAGACCATGGGCGGTTTCAATCACCAGTTCACCTGTTTCAGGATGGAGAAGGGTTAAGGTGCCCCGTCTCATTCCCAGGATAGACGAAAGAATTTCCATGATTTTTGTCGAGGTCACTTTAAGGTCAAGCGACCAAGCCAGCGCTTTACTAATTTCATATAAAGCGGTTAATTCAAGAATTTTAACTTCGTTAATCTTATTTTTTTTAAAATCGTTCAAAGAATTCACAGATTAAACCAAATAGCCCTATCTATTACGATAGGGCTATTCTTTTCACTCCATCATATTTATACTCAGGGGCCCGTCCGGTTTTACTTCGTGAAATCCTCCGATGCCCCCGAACCCCACGTTCCGCACCGGCCAAGCCGGTTGCTTCACTCTTATTAATAAGAGATCCGTGACCGTTAAATGTCGTAATAGAGGAAAAATTCATACGGGTGCGGACGAAGCCTCATCGGATCAATTTCCTTTTCCTTCTTATAAGTCATCCAGGTATCAATGAGTTCTTCCGAAAAAACCCCGCCTTTTGTCAGATAATCGTGGTCATCTTTCAGCGCTTTGAGGGCCTGATCAAGACTGCCCGGCATGGTTTTAATCTTGGCGGCTTCTTTTGCCGGAAGGTCATAAAGGTCTTTATCCATAGGAGCGCCCGGATCAATTTTGTTCTGAATTCCGTCAATTCCCGCCATGACCATCGCTGAAAACGCAAGATACGGATTGCAGGAAGGATCAGGAAAACGAACTTCGATTCTTTTTGCTTTTGGGCTTGGAGAATACATCGGAATTCGAATCGACGCGCTTCGGTTACGGCTGGAATAGGCCAGGTTCACCGGCGCTTCAAATCCCGGTGTTAATCGTTTGTAGGAATTCGTGGTTGGATTGGTAAAAGCCGCGAGAGAATGAGCATGTTTCAGAATACCGCCGATATAATAAAGCGCCAATTGGCTCATCCCTGAATATTCTTTTCCGGCAAACAATGGTTTTCCATCTTTCCAAATACTTTGATGCGTGTGCATGCCAGAACCGTTATCCCCAAAGATTGGTTTTGGCATAAACGTTACCGTCTTATTATGCCTCTTGGCCACATTTTTCAGAATGTATTTAAACCACATGAGCTTATCGCCCATATTGAGCAATGAATCAAAACGGATGTCAATTTCAGCCTGGCCGGCAGTCGCCACCTCATGGTGCTGGCGTTCCACTGAAATCCCGATTTTCTCCATTTCCAAAACCATTTCGGTACGGATATCTTCCTGACTGTCGGTAGGAGGAACCGGGAAGTAACCCTCTTTATGCCTCGGCTTGTAACCTAAATTGCGTTCCCCTTCTTTTCCGGAATTCCAGACCCCTTCGTCGGAATCGAGAAAGTAATACCCGCTATGGCTATTTTGGTCGAAACGGATGGAATCAAAAATGAAAAATTCAGCTTCCGGCCCGATATAAGCGGTATCTCCAATATGAGTTGACTTTAAGTAACTTTCTGCTTTCCTGGCGATATACCGGGGGTCACGGTCGTACGGTTCCCGGGAAATAGGATCAATCACATCGCAGATGACGCTTAACGTGGGGGTTTGAGAAAAGGGATCCATTCTCGCTGAGGCCGGATCTGGAACCACCAGCATATCGCTCGATTCGATCGATTTCCATCCCCGGATACTTGAACCGTCGAACCCGAGGCCTTCCTTAAAGACCTCTTCAGACAATTCGTGTAAAGGGGTGGAAAAATGCTGCCAAACACCCGGCAGATCAATAAACTTAAAATCAACCATTACTGCTTTGCTTTTCTTGGCAAACTCCAAGACTTC comes from Nitrospirota bacterium and encodes:
- a CDS encoding FixH family protein, whose amino-acid sequence is MNRFLLIVTLLLATGCIRGDKPPLIQEHLIDGVIQKEQQEMSIKVEMSPRLSILGENRVFITLKDPSGIPIEDAHLNISSTSRLPGMLIERVEVNDGPKGVYETKLHYMSVGQWKITLSIHRFGKREIKNIFLFDVIGHA
- the nifA gene encoding nif-specific transcriptional activator NifA codes for the protein MNEVKILELTALYEISKALAWSLDLKVTSTKIMEILSSILGMRRGTLTLLHPETGELVIETAHGLSQEEISRGRYRPGEGITGKVLETGEAIVIPDIGKEPLFLNKTGARPLDSRKGISFICVPVKVAGETIGVFSADRLFDESVSPQEDLRVLTIVSSLIGQSIKLHQLITIEKERLMDQNRQLQGELKNKYGIKNVVGQSPKMVEVYEAVERVSKSKATVLLRGESGTGKELIAKAIHFASPRAEKPFLKINCGAIPENLLESELFGHEKGAFTGATEMRKGRFEMAHGGTLFLDEIGEMPLNLQVKILRVLQEMKFERLGSSKTISVDVRLVAATHEDLEKSMTDGTFREDLYYRLNVVPIHLPPLRDRKEDIPMLVSFFLKKYNEENGSSIQIDSGAMKMLMEYNWPGNVRELENTIERMVVMAETNSIQKQDVVKMFMGMPAGGNQGDETPDERTGDLPFTVESVERVKIIQALNQCNGIQAKAAKLLGITPRQIGYKIKKYKIQGQMS
- the glnA gene encoding type I glutamate--ammonia ligase — encoded protein: MTPKEVLEFAKKSKAVMVDFKFIDLPGVWQHFSTPLHELSEEVFKEGLGFDGSSIRGWKSIESSDMLVVPDPASARMDPFSQTPTLSVICDVIDPISREPYDRDPRYIARKAESYLKSTHIGDTAYIGPEAEFFIFDSIRFDQNSHSGYYFLDSDEGVWNSGKEGERNLGYKPRHKEGYFPVPPTDSQEDIRTEMVLEMEKIGISVERQHHEVATAGQAEIDIRFDSLLNMGDKLMWFKYILKNVAKRHNKTVTFMPKPIFGDNGSGMHTHQSIWKDGKPLFAGKEYSGMSQLALYYIGGILKHAHSLAAFTNPTTNSYKRLTPGFEAPVNLAYSSRNRSASIRIPMYSPSPKAKRIEVRFPDPSCNPYLAFSAMVMAGIDGIQNKIDPGAPMDKDLYDLPAKEAAKIKTMPGSLDQALKALKDDHDYLTKGGVFSEELIDTWMTYKKEKEIDPMRLRPHPYEFFLYYDI